The nucleotide window GTTCTCCGCCACTTGCTCGGAGGTTAAAACCTTTCGCGTCTCACTTCTTCCGCTCGGGTCCCCGATCTTTCCAGTGAAATCTCCAATAAGCATTTGGATTTCATGGCCAAATTCCTGGAATTGCCGCAACTTATGCAGAACGACCGTGTGCCCGACGTGGACATCAGGAGCTGACGGATCCATTCCCAGTTTGATTTTCAATGGCTTTCCTGTAACGACGGCTTTTTTGATTTTTTCTCGAAAAGCATCCTCGGGGATAATTTCCACAACCCCTCTTTGCAAAGCCTCGACTTGATCATCAATTTCTTTTTGTTGTTCCGGTGTTGCTTGTAATTCTTCCGACATCTCAATTCCTCCTCGTAAAAATAAAAAAAGCCCGCCCCAAATAAAGGGACGAACTTGTCGCGATACCACCCTTGTTGAAGACCTTTGTCTTCCACCTCGGCTCTTTAACGCAGAGATTACGTTCTTCTATCCGAGAAAACTCCGGCAATGTAATTCACCGTTTGCGTTTGCATCGGCTCGCAGCCACCGCCGACTCTCTGGAACAACGCGCAACCAACTACTTCGTTGCCTTCACCGTTTGTTTCCTATGAATGCTTTTTTTATAGCACAAAAAGAAACAGAATGTCAAATGGATGCATGGGCAAACACGACTGACGCATAAAAAAGTTCAGATGGTTTGCGATGCCGAAATATCGTTTTAAAAAAAATCTTGCCCTCTTTTTCGTTGTAGGAAACGCTATTCATCGGTCTAGCTAGGTTTTATCGTATGGCATCCCTCCGCGGCAACGCTTTTTAAACATGCGAAAATAGCTGAGCTACCGTAGGGGAACATTCGTATAGCACAGCTTCATCGATTGAGATTCCCGTTCTTGATGCCTTCTCATGCTGTTCGTTGTTGAGCCCCTACGAATATACGACTTATTTATCCGATTATTTTGAAATAGAATTTATTTACTCAACAGCTCATAAAATTATTCGCAATCAGCATGAAATCAGAAAATTCAGTTCCTTGAATAGCCGCTTATTACATACTCTTTTATTAATTCCTTTTTATTTGCGCACATTTCAATTACAACAATTCCATGTCTATTGAAAGCATGGGTTGTGACAAAATCACTTTCAATTGATCCGCCCCCGCTTTTAGTTGGCACCGCCGGTACATCCATTGTAGAATTTCCATCTTCTGTGGTATTTTCTTCAATTAAGTCAACAGCATACGGAGAAAGCTCTTTGTCTATGGTATGAACGACAGTACAACGGGCTCACGTACAGTCAACGCACGCAAGCGCTGTGGGCGACAATGATGAATGCAGCCGTGGACGCTAATGAAGATGTCATTATAAGTGGCCGGCGATTTCAAGAACCGGACGGGATTAACGGTCTTTTATCTTCCATCCCTTGTCACAACGCGGGGCTAGTCTACACGGATTTAATGAACGAGGACTACGCCCCTGCAAAAAAAGATGACTCCCATGAAGAAAGGTATGTAACAATCAACGGACAAAATTATCCGTCATTGAAAGATACCCCGGCGGGTTTTACTCGCAAGGGGATCGTCGTGGACTTTCCTTCTTTTGATAACATGGACCTTAGTAAACACGATGGTGAGGGGCTGCTTGGCGATGTGATCCCCGCTGAGCTTAAAACACCGATCATCATCCGAAAGCTGTCAATGGTATCAGAACTGGCGAGGATGGGTTGCACTGGGGTCAACATCCGGATGAGGACATTATTGGCTACCGAATTTATGAGGATAACGGAAAGATTGTGGCTAACGTCATCGGGAACACTTCTACCAACTACACAGACGTCGATGAAAGGAAAGATTATGAGGTAACGGCCGTGGACACACAAGGGAGGGAATCGGTTCGAGCGCCGGGATCAGAGTGAAAGGGCAGGTTTTCCTGCCCTTCGCTTATATGCTCAACAAATGCCGAATCTCCCCTTCTTTCAATTCCTTTCCCTTGTAAACAATCTTGCCGTTATCCATAATATAATAATAGTCAGCAATGCGTCTTGCAAAGTCAAAGCTTTGTTCAATAAGAAGAATGGAAAGTTTCGGTTGTTTTTGTTTGATAGTTTCGATGATGGCTTGAATTTCAGCGACAATGTTTGGTTGGATGCCTTCCGTGGGTTCATCCAACAGTAAAAGGTTTGGGTTTGCAGCGAGCGCCCGCGCGATGGCGAGTTGTTGCTGCTGACCACCGCTGAGCTCACCGCCTTTTCGATTTTTCATTTCCAGTAGTACGGGAAAGTATTCATAAATCCACTTAGGAATGGTTTGTGGCTTGGACTCGCTTGTTTCCAGTCCTATCAAAAGGTTTTCCTGAACCGTAAGTGTTCCAAAAATTTCCCTGCCTTGCGGAACGTAGCCAAAACCTCGGTACGCGCGTGCAGTGGGTGATGAATCAATCATTGACTCCCCTTTGTAGGACAGTTCGCCTTGTATCGGTTTGAGTACGCCCATGATTCCTTTCATTAGTGTGGATTTGCCTACACCGTTCCTACCCATGAGACATACAACTTGTCCTTCTTTTACTTCAATGGACCCTTCCCGAACAACAACTGAATCTCCGTATCCAACTTCCAAATTGGTAGATTTAAGCATGTGTCTCTCTCCTTTGCCTTCCCAAATAAACATCCATCACTTGTTCATTTTCTTGTATTTCTTCCATTGTGCCATCACATAACCGTTGTCCCTGATGCATAACGGTCACTTTTTCCGAGAATGAACGGACGAAGTCCATGTTATGCTCCACGACGAGAATCGCGCACTTCTTTTTTAGTTTGAGAAGAAGTTCTCCGGTCTTCTCTTCTTCCTCTTCCGTCATTCCGGCAATAGGTTCATCAAGCAAGACCAAGCGAGGTTGTTGTATCATGACCATCCCGATCTCTAACCACTGCTTTTGGCCATGAGACAACGTTCCTGCTTCTTGTTCGCCGGCAGATTTGAGGTTAATGAGTTCAAGCATTTCCTTGATTGCTGACTGTTCTTTAGAGGTAAGTTTAGCTTTTAACAGCGGAAAAAGACGCTTGTCTTGTTCCATCGCCAGTTCGAGATTGTCTGCGACAGATAAATTTGTAAAGATGGATGGGGCTTGAAACTTGCGCCCAACCCCAGACCGGACGATCTGAAACTCTTTTTTCTTCGTAAGATCTTCGTTTCCAAACAGAATCTTTCCGGTTTTACTCGCGGTTTTGCCGCATACAACATCAAGAAAAGTGGTTTTTCCGGCTCCGTTCGGACCGATCAAAAAATGGATTTCCTGACGCTCGATGCTAAAGGAAAAGTTATCAATCGCTTTAAAGCCACCGAATTGGACGGTTACATCAGATGCATCAAGAATGGCTTTCGGTTTGTGGAACGTGTTTCCTTGAGACATTGTCTTCACCTCGCTTTTTTAAACGGTCGAATATGCCCATAATCCCTTTTGGAAAGAAAAGAACAATAATAACGAACACAGCTCCGAGAAAATATGGCCACATTTCCGGATATGTTTCACTGAACCCCGTTCTTGCAGCATTTACAAGTATTGCCCCAATGATTGGACCGATTAATGTACCACGCCCACCAATTGCCACCCATAAGGCCATTTCAATCGAAGGGACGATGCCGATCTCTTCCGGTGTAATGATTCCCATTTGAGTTACGAATAACATGCCTGCAAGCCCCGCGATACCGGCGGACAATGTAAAGATAAACGTTTTGTACGTCGCTGTATTATACCCCGAAAACCGCAAACGGTTTTCCTGATCGCGAATCGCTACCAACGTTTTGCCGAAACGACTTGTTGTGATTTTATAACATAGCAAAAACACAATGGCTAAACAGGCAAGTGAAACGTAATATAGAACTAGCTGCGTGGAAGGCGCGAGAAGTTGCTGCCCAAATAAATTTGTAAACCCCGTTAATCCATCGGACCCTCCGGTAATGTCCTGACGACTTACAATCAACGTAACAGTGGCGAGCACAAGTGCTTGCGTTAGAATTGTAAAATAGACATCTTTAATTCGGTTTCGAAAGGTGAAAAAGCCGAGAATACTGGCAATAATCATCGGAACGGCCATGGCACCTGCAATTGCTGCGATCGGATTTTGAAACAACGCCCACAATATCGGCAGTTCCGTAATGCCGTTCCAAACCATAAACTCCGGGATGACCCCATCCTCGGAAGACATGGTTAAGTACATGGCCATAATGTAAGCACCAATCCCAAAAAAAATGCCGTGGCCCAAGCTGAGGACACCAGTATATCCCCATAATAAATCAAGACCGATAACCAAAATCGCGAACGCGATAAATTGCCCTAATAAGTTTATATGAAAATCGGTAAGGACCGATGGCAGAATGACTAAAATAGCGAATAGAATGATAAAAAGCCATTTGCGACTGACGAAATAACGAATCATCTTTGAATTCATGATAGCCTCCTAGCTTAATCGAGTGATCTTGATGTTTGAGGAAATAAGCCTGATGGGCGCCATTGCAGGAAAAGGATGATTAAGGCGAAAACGAGCACTTGTCCCATTGACGCATTTGTCCAATATTCAAGGATCGTATTAAAAACACCGATACCCATAGCTCCTGCCACTGTAC belongs to Salicibibacter cibi and includes:
- the urtE gene encoding urea ABC transporter ATP-binding subunit UrtE, which produces MLKSTNLEVGYGDSVVVREGSIEVKEGQVVCLMGRNGVGKSTLMKGIMGVLKPIQGELSYKGESMIDSSPTARAYRGFGYVPQGREIFGTLTVQENLLIGLETSESKPQTIPKWIYEYFPVLLEMKNRKGGELSGGQQQQLAIARALAANPNLLLLDEPTEGIQPNIVAEIQAIIETIKQKQPKLSILLIEQSFDFARRIADYYYIMDNGKIVYKGKELKEGEIRHLLSI
- the urtD gene encoding urea ABC transporter ATP-binding protein UrtD — its product is MSQGNTFHKPKAILDASDVTVQFGGFKAIDNFSFSIERQEIHFLIGPNGAGKTTFLDVVCGKTASKTGKILFGNEDLTKKKEFQIVRSGVGRKFQAPSIFTNLSVADNLELAMEQDKRLFPLLKAKLTSKEQSAIKEMLELINLKSAGEQEAGTLSHGQKQWLEIGMVMIQQPRLVLLDEPIAGMTEEEEEKTGELLLKLKKKCAILVVEHNMDFVRSFSEKVTVMHQGQRLCDGTMEEIQENEQVMDVYLGRQRRETHA
- the urtC gene encoding urea ABC transporter permease subunit UrtC, with the protein product MNSKMIRYFVSRKWLFIILFAILVILPSVLTDFHINLLGQFIAFAILVIGLDLLWGYTGVLSLGHGIFFGIGAYIMAMYLTMSSEDGVIPEFMVWNGITELPILWALFQNPIAAIAGAMAVPMIIASILGFFTFRNRIKDVYFTILTQALVLATVTLIVSRQDITGGSDGLTGFTNLFGQQLLAPSTQLVLYYVSLACLAIVFLLCYKITTSRFGKTLVAIRDQENRLRFSGYNTATYKTFIFTLSAGIAGLAGMLFVTQMGIITPEEIGIVPSIEMALWVAIGGRGTLIGPIIGAILVNAARTGFSETYPEMWPYFLGAVFVIIVLFFPKGIMGIFDRLKKRGEDNVSRKHVPQTESHS